A portion of the Drosophila virilis strain 15010-1051.87 unplaced genomic scaffold, Dvir_AGI_RSII-ME tig00001996, whole genome shotgun sequence genome contains these proteins:
- the LOC116650137 gene encoding transcription factor SPT20 homolog has protein sequence MLVQQQQQQQQQQRQQVVNQQQQQCNDDNIQRQRNVQQQRLPNNMQVNGTVQQKPPKQQQRQPESPIRQQASQQISNPNTNPNTKSRTYSQVARGVGGVKIRNPASRHLEKLQEQLRTEQQQKRQQQQHPWQQQEHYRQIQQRHQEQRHPQQQQRNQNQQQRIQNQQQRFPSQQTQQQQQQPTRIVQVPTHNEQSQQQQQHQTPQIDCPLMRALERNANIVEEMARKLILEPFIPVRLLRPRYTEQLDRCMAPLRQQQLTQQREVAEERLPTLLQLEEDEQEAERRAAMLAEWEQRRAMGPPKRFDECTINMLRRKLKAGTITRENLMLLIDNQPPQIQWLILPELQHEHLQRQHQELIRTAEPAPGAIIQSAIDTDELQLERSLDMLEQALGQEMDEALIIAGNNIHIEMQQRLADNESVQLNTNELQMQHGQRLCGSSTNNTNATNTNNVNNDNDSDFDNDEFELFLSTYLQKKAELNPSLYSLARSPCGGKTIYIPRCSLRLSPARFLRGGITMSIQRCSSNCSLIRFLSGGKTIQIPCSCHWICLGSLWSAWLTDVQRRSS, from the exons ATGCTcgtacagcaacagcagcaacagcaacaacaacaacggcaacaagtagtaaatcagcaacaacagcaatgcaaCGATGATAACATACAGCGACAACGAAAcgtacaacagcaacggctgcCGAACAATATGCAAGTCAACGGTACGGTGCAACAAAAGCctccaaagcagcagcaacgtcaGCCGGAGTCTCCAATACGGCAGCAGGCGTCTCAGCAGATATCAAACCCGAATACAAATCCAAACACAAAAAGTAGGACATACAGCCAAGTAGCCCGTGGTGTTGGTGGTGTTAAAATCCGTAATCCTGCATCAAGGCATCTTGAAAAGCTACAGGAGCAGCTTCGtacggagcagcagcaaaaacggcagcaacaacaacatccgtggcagcaacaggaacacTATCGCCAAATCCAGCAGCGCCATCAAGAGCAGCGCCatcctcagcagcagcagcgcaaccaaaaccagcagcagcgtatCCAAAACCAACAGCAGCGCTTCCCAAGTCAacaaacccaacaacaacaacaacagcccacGCGAATTGTACAGGTGCCAACACACAACgagcaatcacaacaacagcagcaacaccaaacTCCGCAGATTGATTGTCCGCTTATGAGAGCGTTGGAGCGGAACGCCAATATCGTCGAGGAGATGG CTCGGAAACTGATACTAGAGCCATTTATACCAGTGCGGCTACTAAGGCCCAGGTACACGGAGCAATTGGATAGATGCATGGCGCCActacggcagcagcagttaaCACAGCAGAGAGAGGTAGCTGAGGAGAGGTTGCcaacgctgctgcagctagaAGAAGATGAGCAAGAGGCTGAAAGGAGGGCCGCTATGCTTGCCGAGTGGGAACAGAGGCGAGCTATGGGGCCACCAAAACGCTTTGATGAATGCACAATAAACATGCTTCGTCGCAAACTTAAAGCGGGCACAATAACTCGCGAAAACTTAATGCTGCTAATCGACAACCAGCCACCACAGATACAATGGCTAATTCTACCTGAGCTGCAGCACGAAcacctgcagcggcagcatcaggAACTAATACGGACGGCAGAGCCGGCCCCAGGGGCCATAATACAATCGGCTATAGATACCGATGAATTGCAACTAGAGCGCAGCCTTGATATGTTGGAGCAGGCACTGGGACAGGAGATGGATGAAGCGCTCATTATTGCAGgaaataatattcatattgAAATGCAGCAGCGGCTCGCAGACAATGAGTCAGTGCAGCTGAATACAAAtgagctgcaaatgcagcatGGCCAACGGctatgcggcagcagcactaaCAATACAAATGCTACTAATACtaacaatgtaaacaatgataatgatagtgattttgataatgatgaatttgaattgttctTGTCAACTTACCTGCAGAAGAAGGCTGAATTGAATCCCTCGTTG TACAGCCTGGCCCGCTCTCCCTGCGGCGGCAAAACGATCTACATCCCTCGTTGCAGCCTGAGACTGAGCCCGGCCCGCTTTCTCCGCGGTGGCATAACTATGTCCATCCAacgatgcagcagcaactgcagcctgATTCGCTTCCTGAGCGGCggcaaaacaatacaaattccGTGCAGTTGCCACTGGATTTGCCTGGGCTCATTGTGGAGCGCCTGGTTGACAGATGTCCAACGACGCAGCAGCTGA
- the LOC138911685 gene encoding nuclear transcription factor Y subunit beta-like has product MLVQQQQQQQQQQRQQVVNQQQQQCNDDNTQRQRNVQQQRLPNNMQVNGTVQQKPPKQQQRQPESPIRQQASQQRSNPNTNPNTKSMTYSQVARGVGGVKIRNPASRHLEKLQEQLRMEQQQKRQQQQHPWQQQEHYRQIQQRHQEQRHPQQQQRNQNQQQRIQNQQQRFPSQQTQQQQQQPTRIVQVPTHNEQSQQQQQHQTPQIDCPLMRALERNANIVEEME; this is encoded by the exons ATGCTcgtacagcagcagcagcaacagcaacaacaacaacggcaacaagtagtaaatcagcaacaacagcaatgcaaCGATGATAACACACAGCGACAACGAAAcgtacaacagcaacggctgcCGAACAATATGCAAGTCAACGGTACGGTGCAACAAAAGCctccaaagcagcagcaacgtcaGCCGGAGTCTCCAATACGGCAGCAGGCGTCTCAGCAGAGATCAAACCCGAATACAAATCCAAACACAAAAAGTATGACATACAGCCAAGTAGCCCGTGGTGTTGGTGGTGTTAAAATCCGTAATCCTGCATCAAGGCATCTTGAAAAGCTACAGGAGCAGCTTCgtatggagcagcagcaaaaacggcagcaacaacaacatccgtggcagcaacaggaacacTATCGCCAAATCCAGCAGCGCCATCAAGAGCAGCGCCatcctcagcagcagcagcgcaaccaaaaccagcagcagcgtatCCAAAACCAACAGCAGCGCTTCCCAAGTCAacaaacccaacaacaacaacaacagcccacGCGAATTGTACAGGTGCCAACACACAACgagcaatcacaacaacagcagcaacaccaaacTCCGCAGATTGATTGTCCGCTTATGAGAGCGTTGGAGCGGAACGCCAATATCGTCGAGGAGATGG AATAG
- the LOC138911686 gene encoding adenylate cyclase, terminal-differentiation specific-like, producing the protein MPIQHEHKQPSVNKRQHGTQNVVSNQDRQQHQQQKNQKMQRNVANSTMTYSQVTSGRVNTGRMHNPAMQHLLKFQKKLQMEQEEERQKNQSGAANASNTTGASHHQQQQQQKQQKNKQRQQKESQEPVNNAAIDALNSNMAAIMQMTTKLDQQEQQRWSIGASSAAYGHQQQPQNPQSVLWGQPSMQQQPTASTTPSSGHQQQPQNLQPRLWGQQAQQRWSIGASNASYGYQQQPQNPQSVLWGQPSMQQQPTASTTPSFGHQQQPLNPQPLLWGQQNQQRWSIGASSAAYGHQQQLHNPQPRLWGQQNQQQRSIRASSAAYGHQEQPQNPRSVLWGQLSTQQQPTASTTPSFGHQQQPQNLQPRLWGQQAQQRWSIGASNASYGHQQRPPNLQPNVQQQPTAAATPTFGLKHEAQNAQSVPEYRQTQQHQSTASSLDSLGTKKQPLIDHPVLKGQQLLQQWDIVVKTASLGQTQRLQIEQNAQPGMHLHNTHRTTVVTTANKCHQIQLKMAQTAKLERRRRCRPNTEQTSRLAESRNLYSKHMKGTSTVLLHIWISKRPLIEYGMMGYDISYG; encoded by the exons ATGCCCATCCAGCACGAGCACAAGCAGCCATCAGTCAATAAGCGTCAACATGGAACGCAAAACGTGGTGTCCAATCAGGaccgacaacaacatcagcagcagaagaaccaGAAGATGCAAAGAAACGTTGCCAACTCGACGATGACTTATAGTCAGGTGACCAGCGGGCGAGTCAATACAGGTCGGATGcataatccggccatgcaacaCCTACTCAAGTTTCAGAAGAAGCTTCAGATGGAACAAGAGGAAGAGCGCCAGAAAAATCAATCAGGAGCAGCGAATGCTTCAAACACAACAGGCGCtagtcatcatcagcagcagcagcagcaaaagcaacagaaaaacaagcaacggcaacaaaaagaaagccaaGAGCCGGTCAATAATGCAGCCATTGATGCTTTAAATAGCAACATGGCTGCTATTATGCAAATGACCACGAAATTGGACCAA caagaacagcagcgatggtcaattggagcctccagtgccgcctatggtcaccagcagcagccgcaaaatcctcaGTCCGTGCTATGGGGACAGCCGagcatgcagcaacagccgacggcatccaccacgccctcctctgggcaccagcagcagccgcaaaatctgcagcctcgtctatgggggcagcaagcacagcagcggTGGTCTATAGGAGCCTCCAATGCCTCCTATGgataccagcagcagccgcaaaatcctcaGTCCGTGCTATGGGGACAGCCGagcatgcagcaacagccgacggcatccaccacgccctcatttgggcaccagcagcagccgctaaaTCCGCAGCCTCTCCTATGGGGGCAGCAGAACCAGCAGCGCTGgtcaataggagcctccagtgccgcctatggtcaccagcagcagctgcataaTCCGCAGCCTCGTCTATGGGGGCAGCAGAACCAGCAGCAAAGGTCAATAcgagcctccagtgccgcctatggaCACCaggagcagccgcaaaatcctcgGTCCGTCCTATGGGGACAGCTGAGcacgcagcaacagccgacggcatccaccacgccctcatttgggcaccagcagcagccgcaaaatctgcagcctcgtctatgggggcagcaagcacagcagcgatggtcaataggagcctccaatgcctcctatggtcaccagcaacGCCCGCCAAATCTGCAGCCgaacgtgcaacagcagccgacggcagccgccacgcccaccttCGGGCTCAAGCACGAGGCTCAAAATGCACAATCTGTACCTGAGTACAGGCAGACACAACAGCATCAGTCGACGGCGTCTTCACTGGACTCCCTTGGCACTAAAAAGCAGCCCCTTATTGATCATCCAGTCCTTAaggggcagcagcttctccAGCAATGGGACATTGTGGTCAAAACGGCCTCCCTTGGCCAGACGCAGCGACTCCAAATTGAGCAGAATGCCCAGCCGGGCATGCATCTGCACAACACGCACCGCACGACGGTGGTCACTacggcaaataaatgccacCAAATCCAGCTGAAAATGGCACAAACTGCCAAATTGGAGCGGCGACGAAGATGCAGGC